GGATGTGGTTGGAGACTGCCTCCTGCGAGTACTGCTGGCCGTTGCGGATCTGCAGGAACCAGAGCCTCCCGCCGAGGGTCGCCAGCAGGGACAGGACGATGACCTGGAGGATCAGCAGGCGTCCGGTCACCCGGCTGCTGCGCCCCCCGGTCTCCGGGGTGTGGTTCATGGGTCTCGCTTCCCGCCCTGGTGGTACGGATGCCGGTGGTACGAAATGCCAGTGGTGCGAAATGCCGGTCGTGCGAAATGCCGGTCGTGCGAAATGCCGGTCGTGCGAAATGCCGGTGGCCGTGCGCCCGAGGGCGGCCCGGCTCAGTCGTCGACGCCGCTCACGCGGCTGTTCCAGTCGCTCTCGTCGGTGCGCATGATCCGGCCGCCGTCGCGGCCCGCGCGCCGGCCGCCGTCGCCGAAGCCGGGCACCGTGCCGAGGCCCGCCGCGCCGCTGGTGCGGTCGCCGCCGGTGCCGAAGAAGGAGCCCCGGCGGTCGAGCCCGGAGCGGCCGCGGGTGGTCCGCCGCATGCCGGCGCCGAAGACGGTGCCGCCGTGGCCGGCCAGGTCGTCGACCGAGCGCCGGGCCAGCGCCATCACGCCCGGCACCACGAACGGCGCCAGCAGCACGTCGTAGACCACGGCGGTGACCAGCAGGCCGGGCATCCCGACGTGCCGGGCGGCGGTGTCGCCGACCATCGCGCCGACGGCGGCGTAGAGCAGCG
The Streptacidiphilus albus JL83 genome window above contains:
- the mreD gene encoding rod shape-determining protein MreD, coding for MWLHRILLSAVLIVVALVVQVSVLARLGLPGAVPDLMLLVVIGLALVYGPVGGCLVGFAAGLLADLAPPSDHAVGSYALVLCVLGYAAGLIRPPGGHIRSVGLPLLVVAAAAITATLLYAAVGAMVGDTAARHVGMPGLLVTAVVYDVLLAPFVVPGVMALARRSVDDLAGHGGTVFGAGMRRTTRGRSGLDRRGSFFGTGGDRTSGAAGLGTVPGFGDGGRRAGRDGGRIMRTDESDWNSRVSGVDD